GGAATCCACTGACGCGATCGAGGTGTGCCATCTGGCGGACCCCACCGCCACCGACGCCCTGGGGCGGCGGCTGGCGTCGCAGCTGCTCGCGGCTGGTGCCGCTGACGGTGCCCTGCTGCTGCTGCGGGGGGAGCTCGGGGCCGGCAAGACGTCCCTGGTGCAGGGGCTGGCCGCCGCCCTGGGCATCAGCGAGCCGGTCACCAGCCCCACCTTCGCCCTGGCCCAGCACTACGACACCGACAGCGGTTCCGACGCGGGCACCACGGCCCTGGTGCACCTGGATCTCTACCGGCTGGAGCCCGGCGCCGCAGCCGATGAACTGTTCGCCCAGGAGGAGGAGGACGCCCGCGGCCTCGGCGCGGTGCTCGCGGTGGAGTGGCCCGAGCGGCTCAGCTTCCGGCCGGAAGGAGCCTGGGAGGTGGCGTTGAGCCACCGGGAGGATGGCAAGGGCCGCCTGGCCCGGATCACGCCGCCAGGCATCACCCCGCCGCGATCCTCGCCTGCAGCGCCGCGATGATGCGGGCGTTGGCGGCCGGGAAGGGGTAGCTGGAGAGCTGCTCGGGCGCCACCCAGCGCACCTGCTGGGAGGCCAGCGGCTGCGGCTCCCCCGAGCGCCAGCGGCAGAGATGCACCACGAAACGCAGCCGCTTG
This genomic stretch from Cyanobium gracile PCC 6307 harbors:
- the tsaE gene encoding tRNA (adenosine(37)-N6)-threonylcarbamoyltransferase complex ATPase subunit type 1 TsaE codes for the protein MESTDAIEVCHLADPTATDALGRRLASQLLAAGAADGALLLLRGELGAGKTSLVQGLAAALGISEPVTSPTFALAQHYDTDSGSDAGTTALVHLDLYRLEPGAAADELFAQEEEDARGLGAVLAVEWPERLSFRPEGAWEVALSHREDGKGRLARITPPGITPPRSSPAAPR